The following is a genomic window from Chryseobacterium ginsenosidimutans.
TGCAAATTTAAATCCAAAATCTAATAGGTTTTCATTTTCCTTATCAATATTGACTGTGGCTAAAAGAAAGATTAATTTTAATGTTTTTAAAATGCTTAAATCATTTGAATGGATATCACCAACAGATTCTTGATACCATGAAGAAAAATGGTACAAAATATATTTTGTAGGCAATAGTTTTTCCATTATTAATTTTTTTTTACTTAATTATATTTTTTTCAATATACAATTTTTTATCCCATTCAACAAAATAATTAGGTAATATAATATTGACATAATAGAAAAAAATATTTTTTAATTTTCAAAATGATTAACTTCAAAGTCATAATAAAGTTGAAAATATCTTTTGTATTGAACTAAATTATATTGAAATCTATCAAACTTCCAGACTCTACCATTCCAATGATTATTTTCATCAATTTCTGATTCATCAAAATATCCTTTATCATTACTATCAGTTCCTAAATAATCAACTATAATTTTAACCATCTCTTTAATTTCCTTGTAAAAAACACCCAAACAATTTGTCGGTAACTCTTTACCAAACATAAAACTGATTGAATTTTTATCTTCATCAGAATTGAAAAGATATATTCTATTAAAATATCCAAAATAGTTGAAAGTAGAAAAATGAACTTGGTTTAAATCATCAGGATTATTTTTATCTGAAATATCGTAGAATTTTCCTGACTTTGCTACTTGTTCAAATTTGTTCCAACTTGTAATAAAATCAACCTTTTCAAGATTTTCCTTGTAAAAATTGATGAACTCATCTGGTTTTAAAATATGAGTGAAAATATTTTTTTCTTTAAAAATTGCCTTTGCTTTTTGATAGTTCTTTTTGTCATTTGTAATATAAAAATCACAAGTACTTGCAAATGCAGTATGGAAAGAATCTTGGGTAGTGTTTTTAAATGTTTTCTTTTTTGTTTCTGTGACTTTAACTTCATCAGAATGAAAACCATGCATATCTAAACTAATATATGCTGAAGTTATATCATCAAACCAGACTGGTGCATTTTTGCCTTTCTCGAAATAATCTTTTTGTAATGGACTTTCCTCAATACCTAATTTTTTGTAAGTTTCATTTAAGACATCAAATGGATTGTTATCAGGATTTGTTAATTTTCCTTGATTAATATTTAAATGTTTAAAAGGAGTTTTTAAATCTTTATACCCTTCTTTTTCATTAAGGTTTTCCAGCATCTTTCCAAATGAATTAAAAAGTCCTTCAAATGTAGGATTGTCTTTTAAACCCGGGAACATAGAATCCATTATTTCAGCACTTTGAGGATTTTCAAATGCTTCTTTAAAGATGTTATCTAAAGGAAAAGATTGCATCATAGTCTTTAATGGTGCAACCATTTCTGCATTTTCCCCATTGTCATCCAAAACGCTAAAAATATTATTAAAAGAAAAATCTTCAGTTAAATTTTTACTTTCAATTTCATTCTCAAATATATGAAAAGGCTCATTTTGTTGTAGAACTATATCTTTTCCATTATTGAAAACACACATACAGTCTGTTATTTCAGCAAGAAATTCTAAATCTGATTGAATGTTTGGATTTTCCTTTTCTTCTGAATAACTTGAGGCTATATCAGAAATATGAGATGTGGAATAAACAATTACAAACTTTTCAGATTGTCTAATTATTTCTTCGAATTCTTGAAATCTTCCATTTTTAATTCCATTTAGAACATTCCAATCAATGTAGAGTTTCATAAAGTCTATTTTTGTTATCCTATTTTCATAACCCTTTTAAAACATCAATTACGCTATACGCTGTATAAGTATTTTGAACTTTTTTAGTTTGAAATACCATGAAGTATTTATAATTACTACCTGCCAGTTTTTCCCAAGTTTTGCCTAAAATATTTTTATCTCTACTGTCGTCATTATCTCTATCATCTCCTTTCGTTTCCAAGAGAATTTTATTTCCTTTTTGAGTATAAATTATAAAATCAGGATAATGGTTGGAACTAAAACCATTCAAAGCAAATCCTTTTCCTCTCTCCAAGTTTCTGTGCCAAAATTTTACATTTTCTAAAGAAGCAATTTCCAGTATCATGTTTTGTTCAAAATTGTTCATGGATGCTTCTTTTTCATATAAAGATTTTGAAATAGGAATGCTTGTATTTAAAGGGGTTATGGTATCAGTAAATGAGAAATTTCCTTGTACTATGATGTTGTTACTATCTATCAGTTTAAAGAATTTCTCTTTAGCATATTCATTAGACAGCTCATTGATTTTGTCTTTTATTCTTTTGACATAGATAAAATCATTGTCTATAATATCTCTAATCTGATCAGAAGTCAGATTTTCAAAGACTCTACTTGCATATTTTTGCAGTTCTTGCTCAGAAATTGGAGCCATATCTCCTAATTTTTTGACAACAATTCCTGTAATCTGTCTGATTTGGGAACCTTTGGGTTTAGAAAGAATAGAATCAACCAAGAGAGCTTTAGCTTTTGAATTGAGCTTCTTGATGCTTGCCGTACCTTTACTTTCATCAAAATCCACAGCAATAATATCTTTGGAGATTTCTTCAAAAGTAATTTGTGTACTGTAATTGGATAAGACAAACCCATCCAGCAAACTATTTTTATGCAGAAACTCCCATTTTTCATTCAGTTCTGGAAATAAAGCACTTGTTAAATCATCTTTTTTCTCTATGAAAAATTGTGGAAGTTCAATTTCCTTTGCGAAGCCTTTAAATTCTTTGTCTATTGGAAATTGTTTAGGTTGGGTTTTCATAACTTCTGTAAATAAGGAAGTAGTATCATCTATTTCTAATTCATTAACTTTTTGCTCAAATTCAGCTCCTCGTTGTTCAGCTCTTTGGGTAAGTTGAGTAAGAATAGGATTACTTGTTTTTATTTGTTCTAATGTAGTTTCTTCATTGGGATTGAATTCTATTTGGGAAATATCAAACTCCTCATCTGATTTTGGTGTTTCATTTTTAATTTTGTCATCATCAAATAAGCTTCCATTTAAAATCTCATTAGGTGTCAGTATTACTTCTTCTACAGTTTCCTGTTCAGCATAATAATCATCTTTACTAAATCCTGAGTCTTGTAAGCCTTTTACTATGCTGTCTAAAGTTTCATTGAATTTAGCAGAAGCAGTCAAAACAAAAGACATGTTAAGTAATGCCTGATTGTGTTTGATGGTATAAGGTTGCCTTAAAATTCTGCCTAAAATTTGTTCAACATCAACAGCAGAAGATTTGTCGGCTAAGGAAGCCAATATATATGCATTGGGACAATCCCAACCTTCTTTCAAGGCATTGACGGTAATTATATATCTTACCTGACAATCTTTAGCCATTAAATCAATTCCTTTCAGTTCATCTATATTACTGGTTTTTATTTTTATCTGCTCTTCTGGAATTTGAAGTTTTATCAATTGTTCCTTAATCTTCCCAAAAGTAGTATTATCTTTTCCTTTTATATTGGACTGTGCTTGAAACAGAATAATTGGTCTAATATATTTACCAGTTTCTTTTTCTTCTTCTTTTGCCAACAATTCCAACTGCCTTTGTAGGTGTAGAGCACTGGTAATTACTTCTTCTTTTTTGTGATGATTATACACAATCACAGGAAGCTTTACCATATGTTCCTTCTTTAAAGATAGAGCGTTGACAAAAGAAATAATATTACTATTTTCTTTTGGTGTAGCGGTTAAATCCAATATCAGTGAAGGATTTAAGTTTTGCAACATTTCTACACTTAAAGCACTTTCAGCATTGTGACTTTCATCAACTATTACAACTGGGTTTAAACTTCTAATAATATTGATTAAAGCTGTATCATCTGTATCTGGAATTATCAAATCTTTTTCTACAATTGTATCTCTAAAAGGCTCTAAGGCACCATTTTCCTGATAAACCTTTCTGTCTTCTTTTTTCTTTTTATCAATCCTTAAACTACTGAAATTAAATACAAATATGTTTAACTGTTCCGTAACAGAAGAAGGGTTAAAATTGACTCCTTGTAACAACTGGTCTTTTTCATAAACTTCCACTCTGTTCCCAAAAAGGGTACTAAGTTTTTCTCTATATGGATGATTAGGCTTGGACAAATTATTAACCGTTTGCTGTAATAGATTAGACCAAGGAACTAACCAAACAACAGCCTTCGGATTTCCTTGATTAAAATATTTGTTAAGTGTATCCAATGCATTTATAGCTATAAAAGTCTTTCCGCCAGCAGTAGGCACTTTTATTGCAATATGAGCAGAACCGGGAACATTATCTTTATAGGGTTTCATACCTTTATAAGAACCATCTAACTGTGGAGAATAGGGAAATCCTAATTTATCTTCCCAATATTTATTAAATGCTTTAGCTGAATTGTTCTCTGTTTGTAGATAGGTTAGAAATTTCTCCAAATCCTTAATTACTGTATGTTGGTATGGTTTTAATTCCATAAATTTTACTTTGTCTTTAGTTTTTTATTTTCAAATTTGACAGTTACTTCATTTTAAAATAGTTTACTATTTTTTAAAATCTTGAAATATCCCTTGGTATTTTTTTGAAAATAATATGATACTTATCCATCAACTTTTGATCAAGCAGACACAAATCTGCATAGATGATATACTGGCTGGCTTTGGTTTTCAAGGTTCTCAAATAACTTTCATCTAAAGTGGTTAATATGTCTTTTTCATAGTAAAAATAATAAGCAGTATCATTTCTCTTGCCTAACAAATATTTCTCGTCTTGGCTTTGATAATGTTCTTTGGTTTGTGTGTACCAAACATATTCTTCTATTTTTTCTGTTTTCACTTCTTCATTCAGCAAATTATTTTCCAAAAAAATAGGTTTACCTACCTCATAATAATTGAAGTCCCCGCCAGTGCCTTGTATTTTTTTATTTCCACTGCTATAACCTTTCATTACCCTTTTTACTCTTTCAGCAGTAATGCTTTCAGCATAATCTTCCATTTCTACTAAAATGAATTTTCGATTGCCTCCATCTTTTCGATTTAATTTTATGACCGCTTCTCCAGTAGTACCCGAACCAGCAAAAGAATCCAATACTATAAAGTCTTTACCATCTACAATTGAAATCAAATATTTTATCAAAGCAGTAGGTTTTGGATAGTCAAATTGTATATTCATTAATTTTAGTTCGTTACTCATATTTTGAGTACTTCCCAAATTCATTAAAGAACTAATTACATGGCTTTGTTTCTCCCTTTGCTTTAAATTTTCTATTGCGCCATTTTCAGTTAGATAAAAAGTGGTTGATTGTCCTTTAGTGTCTAATACTGGTTCAAAGTAATTGTCAATGAATAATTCGAATATTCTTTTTGAACTCCAACCGCTCTCAATTTCTACACAGTTTAATAATTTACCATTTTCAATTACTGCATCTTGATAAAAATAAGGATACGAGTCATTTCTTTTTTTTATAATACCATTCTCAAAGTTTGCTGGAAACCCGACAGGTAGTGTAATTTTACTAATAGGATTTTTTGCTCCATTTTTAATTATTGTATTAACAACAGCATCTTTAAATATTTTGCTATTTTCTTCAACATTAGGATCAACAACTTCTGGAAATTCAAATTGATTTATTTCTTTACAATAGCATACAATATATTCATGATTTATTTTAATTTTTGCTTGATTGTCAAAGTTCCCATCAGTTCTCCATGTAAAAGTTGTTATGTGATTTTTAATACCAAAAATTTCATCTAATATAGATTTTAGATTATGGTACTCATTATCATCTATTGAAATAAAGATTATTCCATTATGAGATAAAAGTTTGTTTAAGAGTTTTAATCTTGGATACATCATGCAAAGCCATTTATCATGTCGGGTAAGGTCTTCACTTTCTTTACCTACAATTTCTCCTAACCATTTCTTAATTTTAGGATCATTTACATTGTCATTATAAATCCAACCTTCCTTTCCTGTATTGTAAGGAGGATCTATATAAATGCACTTTATTTTTCCTTCATACTCAGGTAGAAGGCTTTTTAGGGCTTCCAGATTATCTCCATGTATGATTTTGTTTTCAGAAGAAGCTTCTGTGTTATCAGTTATACTATTAAATGCATACTGTTTCTCCAATATCTTGTAAGGAACTTCTTGGTGATGATTAATGACTTTTTCTTTTCCAATCCAGTGTAATGATGGCATACTTAGGAATAATTTTTTTGATTAATGCAGCAAAAAGCAATTGTCGTAATTAAGATGATTTGCTTTGCTGATGTCAAATTTAATGATTAATATATTAATCTTGTAGAAAAGTATAACTGGCTTATTTTTTATAAAAAATTTTTATAAAAATTATTCACTCACAAAGTCCCACACCTACTAACCCCGACTCATTCTCAGGAGCAACATGCCCCCACCACTTTTAAGAAAAACAAAAATTTTAGAGGAACAATTATAAATTCAAGTTGAAAGCTGGGCTTGTTTGTGCTGAAAATTTCAATTCTCGTGGTGTTATTTCTAACTCAAAAATCAAAAACAATGGTAAGAATTATCAATTACAAAAGAAGAGTAGCAGAGAACAAGGAGTTCTTTGTACTTGAAGTTTCAGGAGGTATTGAAATGGTATTAAGCAAAACTACAGGAATGTACTATGCCACTTCTAAGAAAGCCACCATTACATAAACATTTGATGAAGAAACCTGTAAATCTTTAATTGGCTCAGAATTTCCTGGCTCAATTGTAAAGGAAGAATGTGAACCCTATGAGTACACTATTCAAGATACAGGGGAATTCATTACATTATCTCACAGGTATGTTTACAGAGCAGAAGAACTTACTACTTCTAAAGTACATTCAGCTCCAGGTAACTTATCAATGGCTGATTAAATTTCCTAACATGTCCAAATTTTACTGTAGAATCATATATAGGTTCAGGTAAAATCTGGACATTTT
Proteins encoded in this region:
- a CDS encoding DEAD/DEAH box helicase, with amino-acid sequence MELKPYQHTVIKDLEKFLTYLQTENNSAKAFNKYWEDKLGFPYSPQLDGSYKGMKPYKDNVPGSAHIAIKVPTAGGKTFIAINALDTLNKYFNQGNPKAVVWLVPWSNLLQQTVNNLSKPNHPYREKLSTLFGNRVEVYEKDQLLQGVNFNPSSVTEQLNIFVFNFSSLRIDKKKKEDRKVYQENGALEPFRDTIVEKDLIIPDTDDTALINIIRSLNPVVIVDESHNAESALSVEMLQNLNPSLILDLTATPKENSNIISFVNALSLKKEHMVKLPVIVYNHHKKEEVITSALHLQRQLELLAKEEEKETGKYIRPIILFQAQSNIKGKDNTTFGKIKEQLIKLQIPEEQIKIKTSNIDELKGIDLMAKDCQVRYIITVNALKEGWDCPNAYILASLADKSSAVDVEQILGRILRQPYTIKHNQALLNMSFVLTASAKFNETLDSIVKGLQDSGFSKDDYYAEQETVEEVILTPNEILNGSLFDDDKIKNETPKSDEEFDISQIEFNPNEETTLEQIKTSNPILTQLTQRAEQRGAEFEQKVNELEIDDTTSLFTEVMKTQPKQFPIDKEFKGFAKEIELPQFFIEKKDDLTSALFPELNEKWEFLHKNSLLDGFVLSNYSTQITFEEISKDIIAVDFDESKGTASIKKLNSKAKALLVDSILSKPKGSQIRQITGIVVKKLGDMAPISEQELQKYASRVFENLTSDQIRDIIDNDFIYVKRIKDKINELSNEYAKEKFFKLIDSNNIIVQGNFSFTDTITPLNTSIPISKSLYEKEASMNNFEQNMILEIASLENVKFWHRNLERGKGFALNGFSSNHYPDFIIYTQKGNKILLETKGDDRDNDDSRDKNILGKTWEKLAGSNYKYFMVFQTKKVQNTYTAYSVIDVLKGL
- a CDS encoding site-specific DNA-methyltransferase, which translates into the protein MPSLHWIGKEKVINHHQEVPYKILEKQYAFNSITDNTEASSENKIIHGDNLEALKSLLPEYEGKIKCIYIDPPYNTGKEGWIYNDNVNDPKIKKWLGEIVGKESEDLTRHDKWLCMMYPRLKLLNKLLSHNGIIFISIDDNEYHNLKSILDEIFGIKNHITTFTWRTDGNFDNQAKIKINHEYIVCYCKEINQFEFPEVVDPNVEENSKIFKDAVVNTIIKNGAKNPISKITLPVGFPANFENGIIKKRNDSYPYFYQDAVIENGKLLNCVEIESGWSSKRIFELFIDNYFEPVLDTKGQSTTFYLTENGAIENLKQREKQSHVISSLMNLGSTQNMSNELKLMNIQFDYPKPTALIKYLISIVDGKDFIVLDSFAGSGTTGEAVIKLNRKDGGNRKFILVEMEDYAESITAERVKRVMKGYSSGNKKIQGTGGDFNYYEVGKPIFLENNLLNEEVKTEKIEEYVWYTQTKEHYQSQDEKYLLGKRNDTAYYFYYEKDILTTLDESYLRTLKTKASQYIIYADLCLLDQKLMDKYHIIFKKIPRDISRF